The proteins below are encoded in one region of Pseudoduganella armeniaca:
- a CDS encoding enoyl-CoA hydratase, producing the protein MQYEDLIVEVQGKVAVIRLNRPKALNALNDNMMNELGEALAAFDKDPQIGCIILTGSEKAFAAGADIVAMKDYTYQDTYRDNYITRNWEHILKVRKPVIGAVAGYALGGGCELAMMCDFLIAADTAKFGQPEIKIGVTPGAGATQRLPRTIGKSKAMDLLLTARTIDAAEAERIGIVSRVVPADQLLAQALEAANTIAAMPLSVAMMIKDAVNRAFETTLTEGVNYERRLFHAAFGTPAQREGMSAFLEKRLPKFEGL; encoded by the coding sequence ATGCAATATGAAGATCTGATCGTCGAAGTGCAGGGCAAGGTGGCCGTGATCCGCCTGAACCGTCCAAAGGCGCTGAACGCGCTGAACGACAATATGATGAACGAGCTGGGCGAAGCCCTGGCCGCCTTCGACAAGGACCCGCAGATCGGCTGCATCATCCTGACCGGCAGCGAGAAGGCGTTCGCGGCCGGCGCGGACATCGTCGCGATGAAGGACTACACGTACCAGGATACCTACCGCGACAACTACATCACCCGCAACTGGGAGCACATCCTGAAGGTGCGCAAGCCGGTCATCGGCGCGGTGGCGGGCTACGCGCTCGGCGGCGGCTGCGAACTGGCGATGATGTGCGACTTCCTGATCGCGGCCGATACGGCCAAGTTCGGTCAGCCGGAAATCAAGATCGGCGTCACGCCAGGCGCGGGCGCGACGCAGCGCCTGCCGCGCACGATCGGCAAGTCCAAGGCGATGGATCTGCTGCTGACGGCACGTACGATCGACGCGGCCGAGGCCGAGCGCATCGGTATCGTCTCGCGCGTCGTGCCGGCGGACCAGCTGCTCGCGCAGGCGCTGGAGGCGGCCAACACGATCGCGGCAATGCCGCTGTCGGTGGCGATGATGATCAAGGATGCCGTCAACCGCGCCTTCGAGACGACGCTGACGGAAGGGGTGAACTACGAGCGTCGCCTGTTCCATGCCGCGTTCGGCACGCCGGCCCAGCGCGAGGGGATGTCGGCCTTCCTCGAAAAGCGCTTGCCAAAGTTCGAGGGGCTTTGA
- a CDS encoding MFS transporter, translated as MLSSLRRQIAERWRTDPLLSSTDFRRYWSCLVLTSFGAQVGALALPLCAVLLLHASPGQMGILTASQAIPFAFFALPAGVWLDRRRKLPILLATKTLHGLALASIPVAWWCDLLSMAWLYGVAAILGVCAVVGGGAEQIFLTLLVGRERMVEAQSRFATTDAISRLLGPGLAGILIQLLTAPVAMAVDALAFLFCAWNMARIRSREAAPTPSGRHPLHDIRAGFAFIWGQPLLRALAWGAGAWHLLFYGYAALTVLFATRDLGMSAGMLGVAQMLGGLGVFLSSQIVKPLNTRHGPGVTMLIGTAATAVGFALIPAIPRELFGSSLASAAAYALLVFVFDCGVMLFFIPYQSLRQRVTPDDMLGRMISTMRFLTIAIAPLGALAAGSVAEAFDVRTALGCIGAGGVLLAFGMMRSPALRSVRP; from the coding sequence ATGCTTTCCTCCTTACGCCGACAGATCGCCGAACGCTGGCGCACCGACCCGCTGCTGTCCAGTACCGATTTCCGGCGCTACTGGAGCTGCCTGGTGCTGACGAGCTTTGGCGCCCAGGTGGGGGCTCTCGCACTGCCGCTGTGTGCCGTTCTGCTGCTGCATGCGTCCCCAGGCCAGATGGGCATCCTGACCGCCAGCCAGGCGATCCCGTTCGCGTTCTTCGCGCTGCCTGCCGGCGTGTGGCTGGACCGCCGGCGCAAGCTCCCAATCCTGCTGGCGACCAAGACGCTGCACGGCCTGGCCCTCGCCTCCATTCCGGTCGCCTGGTGGTGCGACCTGTTGTCGATGGCATGGCTGTACGGTGTCGCTGCCATCCTCGGCGTCTGTGCCGTGGTCGGCGGCGGTGCCGAACAGATCTTCCTGACCCTGCTGGTCGGCCGCGAACGCATGGTCGAGGCCCAGTCGCGCTTTGCGACCACCGATGCCATTTCGCGCCTGCTCGGCCCCGGTCTGGCAGGGATCCTGATCCAGCTGCTGACGGCGCCGGTGGCAATGGCGGTCGACGCGCTGGCGTTCCTGTTCTGTGCCTGGAACATGGCGCGCATCCGTTCGCGCGAAGCGGCGCCGACGCCGAGCGGACGCCATCCATTGCACGACATCCGCGCCGGTTTCGCATTCATCTGGGGCCAGCCGCTGCTGCGCGCACTGGCCTGGGGCGCGGGCGCCTGGCACTTGCTGTTCTACGGCTATGCCGCGCTCACGGTGCTGTTCGCCACCCGCGACCTCGGTATGAGCGCCGGCATGCTCGGCGTGGCGCAGATGCTGGGCGGACTGGGCGTGTTCCTCAGCTCGCAGATCGTCAAGCCGCTGAACACCCGCCATGGTCCCGGCGTGACCATGTTGATCGGCACGGCGGCCACCGCCGTCGGCTTCGCGCTGATTCCGGCCATCCCGCGCGAGCTGTTCGGCAGTTCGCTGGCCAGCGCCGCCGCGTATGCGCTGCTGGTGTTCGTATTCGATTGCGGCGTCATGCTGTTCTTCATTCCCTACCAGTCGCTGCGCCAGCGCGTGACGCCGGACGACATGCTGGGCCGCATGATCTCGACGATGCGCTTCCTGACGATCGCCATCGCCCCGCTGGGCGCGCTGGCCGCCGGCAGCGTCGCCGAGGCCTTCGACGTGCGCACGGCGCTGGGCTGCATCGGCGCCGGCGGCGTGCTGCTGGCGTTCGGCATGATGCGTTCGCCGGCGCTGCGTAGCGTGCGCCCCTGA
- a CDS encoding universal stress protein: protein MFKSILLPTDGSELSDKATAIAVEFARVHGARIVGITVIQPFPFAPMTDGAVIPDAEVFETQSSVAARKNVDRIAAAAAAAGIPFEGIVANSHNPYQEIVAAAEKHNCDIILMASHGRKGLNKLFLGSETQKVLAHTQLPVLVLR from the coding sequence ATGTTCAAGAGTATCCTGTTGCCCACCGACGGCTCGGAGCTGTCGGATAAAGCCACCGCCATCGCCGTCGAATTCGCCCGGGTGCACGGCGCCCGCATCGTCGGCATCACGGTGATCCAGCCGTTCCCGTTCGCGCCGATGACCGATGGCGCCGTCATCCCGGATGCCGAGGTGTTCGAGACCCAGTCCAGCGTGGCGGCGCGCAAGAACGTGGACCGCATTGCCGCCGCCGCGGCTGCCGCCGGCATCCCGTTCGAAGGCATCGTCGCCAACTCGCACAATCCCTACCAGGAGATCGTCGCGGCCGCCGAAAAGCACAACTGCGACATCATCCTGATGGCCTCGCACGGCCGCAAGGGGCTGAACAAGCTGTTCCTCGGCAGCGAGACGCAGAAGGTGCTGGCGCACACCCAGCTGCCGGTGCTGGTGCTGCGCTGA
- the mltA gene encoding murein transglycosylase A codes for MLIVRPSLTRSARPLAVVAAIAVLLAGCATQPPPKPEPAPAPQPVPQPQPAPTPVPVPQPEVPGKISFVPGTFADLPGWSRDDLRAAWPAFLSSCSVLGKRAEWKEACSIARTVDKNSDAAIRLFFESFLQPQRVIAPDGSDSGLVTGYYEAQLRGSRKQAGAYQTPLYKAPADLLTIDLTSVYPDLKGKRLRGRLQGSKVVPYASRAEIASPGFAGKELLWVDDPVEAFFLEVQGSGRVQLDTGETVRVAYADQNGHPYKSIGKWLVEQGELTPEQATAQGIKAWIAGHPTRRQELFNTNPSYVFFREEKLPDPSVGPKGSLGVPLTPQRSVAVDATQIPLGVPMFLNTTQAASDIPMQRLVMAQDTGGAIRGAIRVDFFFGFGPEAAENAGRMKQSGQVWVLLPKITQ; via the coding sequence ATGTTGATTGTTCGCCCAAGTCTAACGCGTTCCGCTCGTCCGTTGGCCGTCGTCGCCGCCATTGCCGTGCTGCTGGCCGGTTGCGCGACGCAGCCGCCACCCAAGCCCGAGCCGGCACCAGCGCCCCAGCCAGTGCCGCAACCGCAGCCGGCACCTACGCCTGTGCCAGTGCCTCAGCCGGAAGTGCCTGGCAAGATCAGCTTTGTGCCGGGCACGTTCGCCGACTTGCCGGGCTGGTCGCGCGACGACCTGCGCGCCGCGTGGCCCGCGTTCCTGTCCTCGTGCAGCGTGCTGGGCAAGCGCGCCGAGTGGAAGGAAGCGTGCTCGATCGCACGCACGGTGGACAAGAACAGCGACGCGGCCATCCGCCTGTTCTTCGAGTCGTTCCTGCAGCCGCAGCGCGTGATCGCGCCGGACGGCAGCGACAGCGGCCTGGTGACGGGCTATTACGAAGCGCAGCTGCGCGGCTCGCGCAAGCAGGCCGGCGCTTACCAGACGCCGCTGTATAAAGCGCCGGCCGATTTGCTGACGATCGACCTGACCAGCGTCTATCCCGACCTGAAGGGCAAGCGCCTGCGCGGCCGGCTGCAGGGCAGCAAGGTGGTGCCATACGCCAGCCGGGCCGAAATCGCCAGCCCGGGCTTCGCCGGCAAGGAGCTGCTGTGGGTGGACGATCCTGTCGAGGCCTTTTTCCTCGAGGTGCAGGGTTCCGGCCGGGTGCAGCTCGATACGGGCGAGACGGTGCGGGTCGCGTACGCCGACCAGAACGGCCATCCCTATAAATCGATTGGCAAATGGCTGGTGGAGCAGGGCGAGCTGACGCCGGAGCAGGCCACGGCGCAGGGCATCAAGGCCTGGATCGCGGGCCACCCGACGCGCCGCCAGGAGCTCTTCAATACGAACCCCAGCTACGTCTTCTTCCGTGAAGAGAAGCTGCCCGACCCGAGCGTGGGGCCGAAAGGCTCGCTGGGCGTGCCGCTGACACCGCAGCGTTCGGTCGCGGTGGATGCGACGCAAATCCCGCTCGGCGTGCCGATGTTCCTGAACACGACCCAGGCCGCCAGCGACATCCCGATGCAGCGCCTGGTGATGGCGCAGGACACGGGCGGCGCCATCCGCGGCGCCATCCGCGTCGACTTCTTCTTCGGTTTCGGTCCGGAAGCGGCCGAGAACGCCGGCCGCATGAAGCAAAGCGGCCAGGTGTGGGTGCTGCTGCCGAAAATTACCCAGTAA
- the apaG gene encoding Co2+/Mg2+ efflux protein ApaG, with the protein MAQYEFTVTVRTQYLPEQSDPERTNFVFTYSITIKNTGTVAAQLISRHWIITDANNHIEEVRGLGVVGHQPLLQPGEQFEYTSGTQLRTPQGSMTGEYFCVAEDGHQFEVKIPEFVLSLPRTLH; encoded by the coding sequence ATGGCCCAATATGAATTCACCGTGACGGTGAGGACGCAGTACCTGCCCGAGCAGTCCGATCCGGAGCGCACCAACTTCGTGTTCACGTACTCGATCACGATCAAGAACACCGGCACGGTGGCCGCGCAGCTGATCTCGCGCCACTGGATCATCACGGACGCGAACAACCACATCGAGGAAGTGCGCGGCCTGGGCGTGGTCGGACACCAGCCGCTGCTGCAGCCGGGCGAGCAGTTCGAATACACCAGCGGCACGCAGCTGCGCACGCCGCAGGGCTCGATGACGGGCGAATACTTCTGCGTGGCCGAGGACGGCCATCAGTTCGAAGTCAAGATTCCCGAATTCGTGCTGTCGCTGCCACGCACGCTGCATTGA
- a CDS encoding phosphoglycolate phosphatase, with amino-acid sequence MTAAAHPLCGVRAAIIDLDGTMLDTVPDFHVAINRMRDELGLPSITAEQIKNMVGKGSENLIRSVLALDHDDAGIERHFTDAMDAYQRHYLAINGHHSTLYPDVAAGLAELKLAGLRLACVTNKPLAFALPLLKLKELDGYFDVIYGGDSFPKKKPDPMPLLKACEFFGLPPAQVVAIGDSSNDAEAARAAGCPVLTVPYGYNHGAAIHETDSDGIVDTLLHAARLIGLHNNSADSA; translated from the coding sequence ATGACGGCGGCCGCTCACCCACTGTGCGGCGTGCGCGCCGCCATCATCGACCTGGACGGCACGATGCTCGACACCGTGCCGGACTTCCACGTCGCCATCAACCGCATGCGCGATGAACTGGGCCTGCCCTCCATCACGGCCGAGCAGATCAAGAACATGGTCGGCAAGGGCTCCGAGAACCTGATCCGCAGCGTCCTGGCGCTGGACCATGACGACGCCGGCATCGAGCGCCATTTCACGGACGCGATGGATGCCTACCAGCGTCACTACCTCGCCATCAACGGCCACCACAGCACCTTGTATCCGGACGTGGCGGCCGGCCTGGCCGAGCTGAAGCTGGCCGGGCTGCGCCTGGCCTGCGTGACCAACAAGCCGCTGGCGTTCGCGCTGCCGCTGTTGAAGCTGAAGGAACTGGACGGCTACTTCGACGTCATCTACGGCGGCGACTCGTTCCCCAAAAAGAAACCCGATCCGATGCCGCTGTTGAAGGCCTGCGAGTTCTTCGGCCTGCCGCCGGCGCAGGTGGTGGCGATCGGCGATTCGTCCAACGATGCCGAGGCCGCGCGCGCGGCCGGCTGCCCGGTGCTGACGGTGCCGTATGGTTATAACCACGGCGCAGCTATACACGAGACGGATTCCGATGGTATAGTTGACACGCTGCTGCACGCGGCAAGATTGATTGGCTTGCACAACAACTCTGCGGATTCCGCTTAA
- the trpE gene encoding anthranilate synthase component I: MTELEFKSLATQGYNRIPLIAEAFADLETPLSLYLKLAQTQNTGKNTFLLESVVGGERFGRFSFIGLPAKTVLRSHGSHTEIVTNGEVVETHDGNPLEFIEQYQARFKVALRPGMPRFCGGLAGYFGYDTVRHIEKKLANSAQKDDLGLPDIQLMVTEELAVIDNLSGKLYLIVYADTTQPESFSKARQRLKDLRALLRRGVDAPVTSSSVRTEIIRDFAKEDYLKAVAKAHEYVMAGDLMQVQIGQRIRKPYVDSPLTLYRALRSLNPSPYMYYYNFGDMQIVGASPEILVRNETLPDGEKKVTLRPIAGTRPRGATPEKDAALAEELLADPKEIAEHVMLIDLARNDLGRISETGSVKVTDRMVIEKYSHVQHIVSNVEGKLKAGMSNLDVLRATFPAGTLTGAPKVRAMEVIDELEISKRGIYGGACGYLSFGGEMDVAIAIRTGVIKDGMLYVQAAAGIVADSIPEMEWQETENKARAVLRAAEQVQDGLDGEF, from the coding sequence ATGACCGAACTCGAATTCAAATCGCTGGCCACGCAAGGCTACAACCGTATCCCCCTGATCGCGGAAGCCTTCGCCGATCTGGAAACGCCGCTGTCGCTGTACCTCAAGCTGGCGCAGACCCAGAATACCGGCAAGAACACCTTCCTGCTCGAATCCGTCGTCGGCGGCGAGCGCTTCGGCCGTTTCTCCTTCATCGGCCTGCCCGCGAAAACCGTGCTGCGCAGCCACGGCAGCCACACGGAGATCGTGACGAACGGCGAAGTCGTCGAGACGCACGACGGTAATCCCCTCGAATTCATCGAGCAGTACCAGGCCCGTTTCAAGGTCGCCCTGCGCCCGGGCATGCCGCGCTTCTGCGGCGGCCTGGCCGGCTACTTCGGCTACGACACCGTGCGCCACATCGAGAAAAAGCTCGCCAACAGCGCGCAGAAGGACGACCTGGGCCTGCCGGACATCCAGCTGATGGTGACGGAAGAACTGGCCGTCATCGACAACCTCTCGGGCAAGCTGTACCTGATCGTCTACGCGGACACTACGCAGCCGGAGTCGTTCTCGAAAGCGCGCCAGCGCCTGAAGGACCTGCGCGCGCTGCTGCGCCGCGGCGTCGACGCGCCCGTCACCTCGTCTTCCGTGCGCACGGAGATCATCCGCGACTTCGCCAAGGAAGACTACCTGAAGGCCGTGGCAAAGGCCCATGAGTACGTGATGGCCGGCGACCTGATGCAGGTACAGATCGGCCAGCGCATCAGGAAGCCCTACGTCGACTCGCCGCTGACGCTGTACCGCGCGCTGCGTTCGCTGAACCCGTCGCCGTACATGTACTACTACAACTTCGGCGACATGCAGATCGTCGGCGCGTCGCCCGAGATCCTGGTGCGCAACGAGACCCTGCCCGACGGCGAAAAGAAGGTCACGCTGCGTCCGATCGCCGGCACCCGGCCGCGCGGCGCCACGCCGGAAAAGGATGCGGCCCTGGCCGAGGAACTGCTGGCCGATCCGAAGGAGATCGCCGAACACGTGATGCTGATCGACCTGGCGCGCAATGACCTGGGCCGCATCTCGGAGACGGGCAGCGTCAAGGTCACCGACCGCATGGTCATCGAAAAATACTCGCACGTGCAGCACATCGTCTCGAACGTGGAGGGCAAGCTGAAAGCCGGCATGTCCAACCTGGACGTGCTGCGCGCCACCTTCCCGGCCGGCACCCTGACCGGTGCGCCGAAGGTGCGTGCGATGGAAGTCATCGACGAGCTGGAAATCTCCAAGCGCGGCATCTATGGCGGCGCGTGCGGCTACCTGTCGTTCGGCGGCGAGATGGACGTGGCGATCGCGATCCGCACCGGCGTGATCAAGGACGGCATGCTGTACGTGCAGGCCGCCGCCGGCATCGTCGCTGACTCGATACCGGAAATGGAATGGCAGGAAACCGAGAACAAGGCCCGCGCCGTGCTGCGCGCGGCCGAACAAGTACAAGATGGCCTGGATGGGGAGTTCTGA
- a CDS encoding aminodeoxychorismate/anthranilate synthase component II has protein sequence MLLMIDNYDSFTYNIVQYFGELGEDVRTFRNDEITIEQIEALNPDRICISPGPKAPAQAGISVEVLKHFAGKKPILGVCLGHQAIGEAFGGKVIRAKQVMHGKTSAIAHTGVGVFAGLPSPFTVIRYHSLAIERASLPACLEVTAWTDDGEIMGVRHKDFDIEGVQFHPESILSEHGHALLKNFLVR, from the coding sequence ATGCTGCTGATGATCGACAACTACGACTCCTTCACCTACAACATCGTGCAGTACTTCGGTGAGCTGGGCGAGGACGTGCGCACCTTCCGCAACGACGAGATCACGATCGAGCAGATCGAGGCGCTGAACCCGGACCGCATCTGCATTTCGCCGGGACCGAAGGCGCCGGCGCAGGCCGGCATCTCCGTCGAGGTGCTGAAGCACTTCGCCGGCAAGAAGCCCATCCTGGGCGTATGCCTGGGCCACCAGGCCATCGGCGAGGCGTTCGGCGGCAAGGTGATTCGCGCCAAGCAGGTCATGCACGGCAAGACGTCCGCCATCGCCCACACGGGCGTCGGCGTGTTCGCCGGCCTGCCCAGCCCCTTCACGGTGATCCGCTACCACTCGCTGGCGATCGAACGCGCATCGCTGCCCGCCTGCCTGGAAGTGACGGCATGGACCGACGATGGTGAAATCATGGGTGTGCGGCACAAGGACTTCGATATCGAAGGCGTGCAGTTCCACCCCGAATCCATCCTGTCCGAGCATGGCCATGCCCTGCTGAAGAACTTCCTCGTCCGCTAA
- the trpD gene encoding anthranilate phosphoribosyltransferase: MPITHQEALVRCIEHREIFHDEMLHLFRQIMSGEMSPVMVAALTMGLRVKKETIGEITAAAQVMREFSTKVPMADTTNLLDIVGTGGDGAHTFNISSAAMFVAAAAGARIAKHGGRSVSSSSGSADLIESLGANINLKPEQIAQSIAQTGIGFMFAPNHHAAMKHVAPVRRELGVRSIFNILGPLTNPAGAPNILMGVFHPDLVGIQVRVLQRLGAQHALVVYGRDNMDEVSLGAGTMVGELVNGEIREYEIHPEDFGLAMIASRNLKVADAAESKLKVMEALSGAPGPASDIVALNAGTALYAAGVASSIEDGLAKARAAVSSGAALAKLQQFVEVTQTLGANN; this comes from the coding sequence ATGCCGATCACCCACCAGGAAGCCCTTGTTCGCTGCATCGAACACCGCGAAATCTTCCACGACGAAATGCTGCACCTGTTCCGCCAGATCATGAGCGGCGAGATGTCCCCCGTGATGGTCGCGGCCCTGACGATGGGCCTGCGCGTGAAGAAGGAAACCATCGGCGAGATCACCGCCGCGGCGCAGGTCATGCGCGAGTTCTCCACCAAGGTGCCGATGGCCGACACCACCAACCTGCTCGACATCGTCGGCACCGGTGGCGACGGCGCGCACACCTTCAATATCAGCAGCGCGGCGATGTTCGTCGCCGCGGCGGCCGGTGCGCGCATCGCCAAGCATGGCGGGCGCAGCGTGTCGTCCTCCTCCGGCAGCGCGGACCTGATCGAATCGCTGGGCGCCAATATCAACCTGAAGCCCGAGCAGATCGCGCAATCGATCGCGCAGACCGGCATCGGTTTCATGTTCGCACCGAACCACCATGCGGCCATGAAGCACGTGGCGCCGGTGCGCCGTGAGCTGGGCGTGCGCTCGATCTTCAATATCCTTGGGCCGCTGACCAACCCGGCCGGCGCGCCAAACATCCTGATGGGCGTGTTCCACCCGGACCTCGTCGGTATCCAGGTGCGCGTACTGCAGCGCCTCGGTGCCCAGCATGCGCTGGTGGTCTATGGCCGCGACAATATGGACGAAGTGTCCCTCGGCGCCGGCACGATGGTCGGCGAGCTGGTGAACGGCGAAATCCGCGAATACGAAATTCACCCGGAAGACTTCGGCCTGGCGATGATCGCCAGCCGCAACCTGAAGGTGGCCGACGCGGCCGAATCGAAGCTGAAGGTGATGGAAGCGCTGTCTGGCGCGCCGGGTCCCGCCAGCGACATCGTCGCGCTCAATGCCGGCACGGCACTGTATGCGGCCGGGGTCGCGAGTTCCATCGAGGATGGCCTGGCTAAGGCGCGCGCGGCCGTCAGTTCCGGCGCGGCGCTGGCGAAGCTGCAGCAGTTCGTCGAGGTCACGCAAACGCTCGGCGCCAACAACTGA
- a CDS encoding LysE family translocator — translation MFGIHDLTLFIVSGLLLNIMPGPDSLLIMTRSATQGWRAGCVTALGIGAGTMVHVFAAAVGLSALLATSATAFNVVKWVGAAYIVWCGIGMLRARLKDDAPVLATAAMARLSYRRIFAQGFLTNVLNPKVALFFLAFVPQFIALDAPNKPLAFVILGCIFNFNGMLWCNGLAVFTAFASARLKVKPRVALWLNRVTGSLFLMLGARLALAERN, via the coding sequence ATGTTCGGCATCCATGACCTGACGTTGTTCATCGTTTCCGGGCTGCTGCTGAACATCATGCCTGGGCCCGATTCCCTGCTCATCATGACGCGCAGTGCCACGCAGGGCTGGCGCGCTGGCTGCGTCACCGCGCTGGGCATCGGCGCCGGCACCATGGTGCACGTGTTTGCGGCGGCTGTCGGCTTGTCGGCGCTCCTGGCCACTTCGGCGACGGCGTTCAATGTGGTCAAGTGGGTTGGCGCGGCGTATATCGTGTGGTGCGGGATCGGCATGCTGCGCGCACGCTTGAAAGACGACGCACCGGTGCTCGCCACCGCTGCGATGGCGAGGCTGTCGTACCGCCGCATCTTCGCGCAAGGCTTCCTGACCAACGTCCTGAACCCGAAAGTCGCCCTGTTCTTCCTAGCCTTCGTGCCGCAGTTCATCGCGCTCGACGCGCCCAACAAGCCGCTGGCCTTCGTCATCCTGGGCTGCATCTTCAACTTCAACGGCATGTTGTGGTGTAACGGCCTGGCCGTCTTCACAGCCTTTGCCAGCGCGCGCCTGAAGGTCAAGCCGCGCGTGGCGCTGTGGCTGAACCGCGTCACGGGCAGCCTGTTCCTGATGCTGGGCGCGCGCCTGGCGCTGGCCGAGCGTAACTAA
- the trpC gene encoding indole-3-glycerol phosphate synthase TrpC — protein MSDILNKILAVKADEVAAAKKHRSLASLRDEVERDSELRAGLRGFEASLRRHIGAGQAGVIAEVKKASPSKGVLRADFQPAAIAASYENGGAACLSVLTDEQFFQGSADYLQQARAACAIPVLRKDFMVDMYQIYEARAMGADCILLIVAALDHGLMAEMEACAHELGMDVLIESHDGDELTAALKLKSNLIGINNRNLRTFEVSLDNTLNLLDRIPQERMVITESGILNGDDVARMRAADVHAFLVGEAFMRATDPGAELRRLFA, from the coding sequence ATGTCCGATATCCTGAATAAAATCCTGGCCGTCAAGGCCGACGAAGTGGCGGCGGCGAAAAAGCACCGCAGCCTGGCCAGCCTGCGCGACGAAGTGGAGCGCGACAGCGAACTGCGCGCCGGCCTGCGCGGCTTCGAGGCCAGCCTGCGCCGGCACATCGGCGCAGGCCAGGCCGGCGTGATCGCCGAAGTCAAGAAGGCGTCGCCGTCGAAAGGCGTGCTGCGCGCCGATTTCCAGCCGGCCGCCATCGCGGCCAGCTACGAGAACGGCGGCGCCGCCTGCCTGTCCGTACTGACGGACGAGCAGTTCTTCCAGGGCAGCGCCGACTACCTGCAGCAAGCCCGGGCCGCCTGCGCCATTCCCGTGCTGCGCAAGGACTTCATGGTCGACATGTACCAGATCTACGAAGCGCGCGCGATGGGCGCGGACTGCATCCTGTTGATCGTGGCGGCACTGGACCACGGCCTGATGGCGGAGATGGAAGCCTGCGCCCACGAGCTGGGCATGGATGTGCTGATCGAGTCGCACGACGGCGACGAGCTGACGGCAGCGCTGAAGCTGAAGAGTAACCTGATCGGCATCAACAACCGCAACCTGCGTACGTTCGAGGTCAGCCTGGACAACACGCTGAACCTGCTCGACCGCATCCCGCAGGAACGCATGGTCATCACCGAATCGGGCATCCTGAATGGCGACGACGTGGCGCGCATGCGCGCGGCCGACGTGCATGCCTTCCTGGTCGGCGAGGCGTTCATGCGCGCCACCGATCCAGGCGCCGAACTGCGCCGCTTGTTCGCCTGA
- a CDS encoding DUF1579 domain-containing protein, translated as MALPLDPAAPRDFDFIIGDWQVRHRRLRSRLTGCTDWEAFDGWSSTVKTLGGFGNLEDNLLEFPDGAFRAIAVRSYCRETGTWSIWWLDGRNPTALDVPVTGRFADNVGLFYAEDVLNGQPIRVRFTWLAQPGANPRWEQAFSNDGGDSWETNWTMEFVPAS; from the coding sequence ATGGCGCTGCCACTCGATCCCGCGGCGCCGCGCGACTTCGACTTCATCATCGGCGACTGGCAGGTACGGCACCGCCGCCTGCGTTCCCGGCTGACCGGCTGTACCGACTGGGAAGCGTTCGACGGCTGGTCGTCCACCGTGAAGACCTTGGGCGGCTTCGGCAACCTGGAAGACAACCTGCTGGAATTTCCCGATGGTGCCTTTCGCGCCATCGCCGTGCGCTCCTACTGCCGCGAGACCGGGACATGGTCGATCTGGTGGCTGGACGGGCGCAACCCGACGGCGCTGGACGTGCCGGTGACGGGGCGGTTTGCCGACAACGTCGGCTTGTTCTATGCTGAGGATGTATTGAACGGCCAGCCGATCCGCGTGCGCTTCACCTGGCTCGCGCAGCCGGGTGCCAATCCGCGCTGGGAGCAGGCTTTTTCGAACGATGGCGGGGATAGTTGGGAGACCAACTGGACGATGGAGTTCGTGCCGGCTTCCTGA